A single window of Anaerocolumna chitinilytica DNA harbors:
- a CDS encoding flagellar hook protein FlgE — protein sequence MMRSLYSGISGLSVHQTKMDVIGNNIANVNTVGYKSSRVAFSDIFYQTIQSATGPNEATGAAGQNGMQIGLGSTVSSIVSSITKNGGAQRTDNPFDIMINGDSFFVVNQGGTNYFTKAGDFKVDADGTLCTSSGATVMGWQVDPKDPTRTVADMVSPLRIMAPENQYSAPVATTNSYISGNIDSKDTQIAYGASGKTVTVSFYDNLGQSYNATLKLNQVSATDTHDYTVQLVDITDSKGKSILVTKDASGNYTKSGAELSTFKFGNSSYTVDSATGAVTLDTPPVLSFDPTTGKFHGIGADASATGKSIKMISGMSTATNHFSDINIDFSTITMFAGSGNTTLSSTPGDLDGLGKGRKAGHMTGLSVDTSGKIYGSYDNGDNRLLGQIAVASFSNPAGLEAKGGNMFAETQNSGKFDGIGHDVSSDGGSFTTGVLEMSNVDLASEFTEMITTQRGFQANSKIITTSDTLLEELINLKR from the coding sequence ATGATGAGATCATTGTACTCCGGTATTTCCGGATTGAGTGTTCACCAGACTAAAATGGATGTAATCGGTAATAATATTGCAAATGTAAACACAGTTGGTTATAAATCCAGCAGAGTAGCTTTCTCGGATATATTCTACCAAACAATACAGAGTGCTACCGGACCGAATGAAGCAACAGGAGCGGCTGGACAGAATGGTATGCAGATTGGTCTAGGAAGTACAGTATCATCCATTGTGTCATCCATTACAAAGAATGGTGGTGCTCAGAGAACAGATAATCCCTTTGATATTATGATTAACGGAGATTCATTCTTTGTAGTTAATCAGGGAGGAACTAATTATTTCACAAAAGCCGGAGATTTTAAGGTTGACGCCGACGGAACTCTTTGTACTTCAAGTGGTGCTACGGTTATGGGATGGCAGGTAGATCCTAAGGACCCTACAAGAACAGTTGCAGACATGGTGTCTCCTTTGAGGATTATGGCACCGGAGAATCAGTATTCTGCGCCGGTAGCTACAACGAATTCCTATATCTCAGGTAATATTGACAGCAAGGATACACAGATTGCCTATGGAGCTTCAGGAAAAACTGTTACTGTATCTTTTTATGATAATCTCGGTCAAAGTTATAATGCTACGCTGAAATTAAATCAGGTAAGTGCAACTGATACTCATGATTATACGGTTCAATTAGTAGATATTACAGATTCAAAAGGAAAATCTATTTTAGTAACAAAAGATGCTAGTGGTAATTATACTAAATCTGGAGCAGAGTTATCAACTTTTAAATTTGGAAACAGTTCTTATACAGTGGATTCAGCTACAGGAGCTGTTACATTGGATACTCCACCGGTTCTTTCATTTGATCCTACAACTGGTAAATTTCATGGGATTGGAGCTGATGCCTCAGCAACTGGTAAGTCTATCAAAATGATTTCGGGTATGTCAACAGCAACCAATCATTTCTCAGATATTAATATAGATTTCTCTACGATTACCATGTTTGCAGGCAGCGGTAATACAACCTTAAGCTCTACACCCGGTGATTTAGACGGGCTTGGTAAAGGCCGTAAAGCCGGACATATGACAGGCCTTAGTGTTGATACCTCCGGTAAAATTTATGGTAGTTATGATAATGGAGACAATAGACTTTTAGGACAGATAGCGGTAGCATCATTCTCAAATCCGGCTGGTCTTGAGGCTAAGGGTGGTAACATGTTTGCAGAGACACAAAACTCCGGTAAATTTGATGGTATCGGACATGATGTCAGCAGCGACGGCGGAAGCTTCACTACCGGTGTTTTAGAGATGTCCAATGTGGATCTTGCTTCTGAGTTTACCGAAATGATTACTACCCAGAGAGGATTCCAGGCGAACTCAAAAATTATTACAACTTCAGATACTTTATTAGAGGAACTTATCAACCTGAAAAGATAA
- a CDS encoding TIGR02530 family flagellar biosynthesis protein translates to MNHISQTKFTTIEQMTGQLLQKKPLPVKQVAPENSFSKILENQYTKQNTELKFSKHANERLQNRNIELSEKQLEKLSEGTKKAQEKGISESLVMVDNIAFIVNVKNSTVITALDEGEDKIFTNIDGAVIM, encoded by the coding sequence ATGAATCATATCTCTCAAACAAAATTTACTACCATCGAGCAGATGACAGGGCAGCTGTTACAAAAAAAACCACTGCCGGTAAAGCAGGTGGCACCGGAGAATTCCTTTAGTAAAATTCTTGAAAATCAATATACCAAGCAAAACACAGAGTTGAAATTCTCTAAGCATGCTAATGAGAGGCTGCAGAATCGGAATATTGAGTTGTCAGAGAAACAGTTAGAAAAACTGTCAGAAGGGACAAAAAAAGCGCAGGAAAAAGGAATTTCAGAGTCACTTGTAATGGTAGACAATATAGCTTTTATTGTGAATGTTAAGAACAGTACCGTTATAACAGCGCTTGATGAAGGGGAAGATAAGATTTTTACAAATATTGATGGTGCCGTAATTATGTAA
- a CDS encoding flagellar hook capping FlgD N-terminal domain-containing protein, producing MSSVLPVKDGKVVDNTSSKTTTTSTSGTSSLDKNAFLQLLVAQMKYQDPLNPSTDTQFVQQLATFSQLEQMQNLNSTTANNQAFGLVGAQVEVSATDSAGKTTTTNGRVDYVVIANGSAKLSVNGNLYSMDQVSTVLSGEFVLEKGLPYLTKKVDETFDKDNQKDISFTVNLGSGQTVATDVAVIINNTVIDTKYVTLDGTKVTISKEALAKLDNGTYKPTIMFNDANYTTISNQVSITVKGTGTTTPTP from the coding sequence ATGAGTAGTGTTTTACCAGTTAAAGATGGTAAAGTTGTTGATAACACATCTTCAAAAACAACTACCACAAGCACTTCAGGTACATCCTCTCTTGATAAAAATGCATTTCTGCAGCTTTTAGTTGCTCAGATGAAATATCAGGATCCGTTAAATCCTAGTACGGATACGCAATTTGTTCAACAGTTAGCAACTTTTTCACAATTGGAACAGATGCAGAATCTGAACAGCACGACAGCCAATAATCAGGCCTTCGGACTTGTTGGTGCCCAAGTGGAGGTATCCGCTACCGATTCTGCCGGTAAAACCACAACGACCAACGGACGTGTAGATTATGTGGTTATAGCCAATGGATCTGCAAAGTTATCTGTAAATGGAAATCTTTATTCAATGGATCAGGTTTCAACAGTTCTCTCCGGTGAATTTGTATTGGAAAAGGGACTCCCTTATCTTACTAAGAAAGTGGATGAGACCTTTGATAAGGATAATCAGAAAGATATCAGTTTTACCGTTAATTTAGGTTCAGGTCAGACGGTCGCAACGGACGTAGCAGTTATTATTAATAACACTGTGATTGATACCAAATATGTTACTTTGGACGGAACGAAGGTTACTATCAGCAAAGAAGCTTTAGCAAAACTGGATAATGGTACATATAAACCAACTATCATGTTTAATGATGCGAACTATACAACCATATCAAACCAGGTTAGTATTACAGTAAAGGGAACAGGAACAACAACCCCTACCCCATAA
- a CDS encoding flagellar hook-length control protein FliK, which translates to MMQNVKAGFIERYTARTSGAQSKTTASSGKKSFEDIIFGNLNTGKADASNSASTVKTAGSKDANASKQDVKVSDDVNSGQDKTPIKPDKQDNVIETKTDNAKPAENVVQSGNTPETVSDDKNLSMKSEDTKLIDINNINIQELLNAIKNGVGQKLGISEEDLNKALESLGFTPLSLLDVNNLKQFLLKVSNNEDMSAFLTQDGLGNSLKELMNVCDTIKNQFSISKEQLSVLTQPAAAENKLIPDIQTESNTNVNDIAKPEKEIDITVVKTVQTESKRSNEENKTGSQKAEQNLNATELLIHNLAVNSGSEEALFTNQLSKAQQIREITSQILDAIRINIKPDQTSMELQLNPENLGKINLVVVSKEGVLTAKFVTGSETTKEAIESQLQTFKENLNNQGLKVENVEVTVSYSAFDQREQGFQNSTGGENQEKPRNRVFKGLDELNDTTLDSAKEDSVNLVGLEQSTSSVNYTA; encoded by the coding sequence ATGATGCAGAATGTTAAAGCTGGATTTATCGAACGGTATACCGCACGTACAAGTGGCGCACAATCAAAAACAACAGCAAGCAGCGGTAAAAAATCTTTCGAAGATATTATCTTCGGCAATCTGAATACAGGTAAAGCAGATGCAAGCAATAGTGCCAGCACTGTGAAAACTGCAGGGAGTAAAGATGCCAATGCCAGTAAGCAGGATGTAAAGGTGAGTGATGATGTTAATTCCGGTCAGGATAAAACTCCCATTAAACCTGATAAGCAGGACAATGTAATAGAAACGAAGACAGATAATGCCAAGCCGGCTGAGAATGTCGTTCAGTCAGGAAATACACCTGAAACAGTTTCAGATGACAAAAATCTCTCAATGAAATCTGAGGATACGAAGCTTATTGATATCAATAATATCAATATACAGGAACTTCTGAATGCGATTAAGAACGGAGTTGGACAAAAACTAGGGATTTCCGAAGAGGATCTTAATAAAGCATTAGAATCTCTTGGTTTTACCCCCCTTAGTCTGCTCGATGTTAATAATCTCAAGCAATTTCTTTTAAAGGTAAGTAACAATGAGGATATGTCAGCCTTTTTAACGCAAGATGGTTTAGGGAATTCACTGAAAGAGCTGATGAATGTATGTGATACCATCAAAAATCAATTCTCCATATCAAAAGAACAGCTTTCCGTATTAACCCAACCGGCTGCGGCGGAAAACAAGCTGATTCCTGATATTCAAACAGAATCAAATACGAATGTAAATGATATTGCAAAACCAGAAAAAGAAATTGATATCACGGTAGTTAAAACAGTACAGACAGAGAGTAAACGTTCCAATGAAGAGAACAAAACCGGCAGTCAAAAGGCAGAGCAAAACCTAAATGCTACCGAGCTTCTTATTCACAATCTGGCGGTAAATTCAGGTAGTGAAGAAGCACTATTTACAAATCAATTATCGAAAGCGCAGCAAATCAGAGAAATAACCAGCCAGATACTAGATGCTATCCGCATTAATATTAAGCCGGATCAAACCTCTATGGAGCTTCAATTAAACCCTGAGAATCTTGGGAAAATTAATCTTGTTGTTGTCTCAAAAGAAGGTGTTTTAACAGCCAAATTCGTAACCGGCTCTGAGACTACAAAAGAAGCAATTGAAAGTCAGCTCCAAACATTTAAGGAAAACCTGAATAATCAAGGTTTGAAGGTTGAAAATGTAGAAGTTACTGTTTCTTATTCAGCTTTTGACCAAAGGGAACAAGGATTTCAGAATAGTACAGGCGGTGAAAATCAGGAGAAGCCCAGAAATAGAGTATTTAAAGGATTAGATGAGCTTAACGACACAACTCTTGATTCCGCGAAAGAAGATTCCGTAAACCTTGTAGGATTGGAACAGAGCACCAGCAGTGTAAATTATACTGCATAA